gagccACCATCACTGATTATGGCTCAGGGGGTGCCAAAAACGTGTGAAGATGTTTTTCCTTAGGAAACTGGTCACCCCTTTCGCATCATTGGTTGGGAGAGCaactgcttcgacccacttggagacatagtcaACGGCAACCAGTATATACTTATTACCGTATGAGCTAATGAAATGCCCCATGAAGTCCATCCCCCACATGTCAAACACTTCCAACTATTGGATTGTGGTCATTGGCATCACATGACGACGGGATATGTTTCCCGTACTTTGAAATTCAACACAGCTTTTGACCCAAGCATGGGCATCCTTGAACAATGTAGGCCAATACAGGCCTGATTTCAGCACCTTTGCTGCTGTCCGaattcctccaaagtgtccaccatatggCGAAGCATGGCAAACCGAAAAATAGAGAGTTGATCTTGCTCGGTGATACACCTCCGGATCATGTTATCAACACATATTTTGAACAATagtggttcatcccaataatacgcCCGACAATCATAGAAAAAATTCTCTTAAATTGAGGAGAGATCATGAGGTACAATACCACATGCTAAGtaattagcaatatcagcataccatGGTGCCTCCTCCATTGTCACAACAAGTAATTTCTCATCTGGGAATATCTCAATGATATCTTCAACCTTCGTTCTCTTTTCTGCCTCTTCCAACCTCGAGAGGTGGTGTGCTACTTGGTTGTCTGTCCCCTTTCGGTCACTGAATTTCCAGGTCAAATTCTTGTAGCAACAGAACCCAGTGAATCAAGCGGGGCTTTGACTCCTTCTTTGCTATCAAGTACATAATGGTTGCATGGTCAGTATGGACAATAACTTTCGAGCCATCAGGTAATACCTAAATTTGTCGAAGGCAAACACTACAGCGAGCATTTCCTTTTCCATGACCTTGTAGTTTTTTTATGCACCACTAAGCGTCCGACTTGCATAGTAGTTGGGTGCATAAATTTCTCCTTGCACTGGCCCAAAACCGCTCCTATTTCGTaatcactagcgtcacacatcagctcgaatggttgctcccagttggatGCAATAATGATGGGTGCAGTCACCAATCTCTTCTTCAGCTCCTCAAATGCCaacctgcaatcattagaaaacatAAGGTGCTGGTCTTTTTCAAGCAGCTTACATAAAGGGTtagcaatttttgaaaaatccttaaTGAACCGCCTGTAGAATccggcgtgcccaaggaaacttctcacTGATTTCACTGAAGTGGGTGCTGGGAGATTCTCAATCACATCAACTTTTGCATGGTGTACTTCAATCCCCTTTTTGGACACTCTATGCCCCAACACTATGCCTTCTTATACCATAAAATAGCACTTCTCTCAGTTCAGCACCaaatttgtctccacacatcGTTTGAGCACTCTTTTAAGGTTGTGAAGACAATCTTTCAATGAATCTCCTACCacagagaaatcatccataaacacctccataatgtctttgaccatgtcggtgaaaatggcTAACATACACCGCCGGAATGTGGCCGGTGCATTGCAAAGTCCAAAGGGCATTCTCTGAAAGGCAAAGATGCCATACAGACATGTGAAGGacgttttctctctatcttcCAAGGCTATtgagatctgattgtaccccgagtatccatccaagaaacaaaaATGGGATCGCCTAGCTAACCTATCCAACATCTGGTCAATGAAGGGCAAAGGGAAATGGTCCTTTCGGGTGGCTGCATTTAATTTCCTGTAATCCATGTAAATCCGCCACCCTGTGAATGTATGAGTTGAGATCAACTAAATATTTTCATTTTGTACAACTATAATTCCACCCTTTTTCGGTACACACTGTACGGGGCTTACCCAATTGATGTCAGAGATGGGATAGATGATGCCCACGTCCAGCCACTTGattacctcctttttcactacctcTTTCATATTCGGGTTCAGCCTTCGTTGATGTTCCCTAgaaggtttgtgcccttcttccaGACGAATCTTGTGCATGCAGAAAGCCGGGTTGATACCCTTTACGTCTACCATGGTCCAACCAATAGCAGTTTTGCATTCATGCAACACCTTCCGTAATTATTCTACCTACACATTTAGTAAACCAGATGATATAATAGAAGGCAAAGTAGAATTGGGACCCAAGAAAGCATACCTGAGGTGGGCTTGAAGCGGTTTCAGCTCTAGTTGGGGTGGTTCCTCTATTGATGGTTTTGCAAGTGGTGTAGCTCTCTCTTCTAAATCAAGGGGCTCGAACTGAGGTTCCCTCTTCCAGAATCCGTGGCCTTCGAGTTCCATGACCCACTCTGCCAACTCTTCACCATCCATCTCCTCTAAATTTGTCAAGCAAGCTCCCAATGGATCTTTAGCATTCAGGGTCTCATCATCTTTATGCAGGATCACATCTACAACTTCTACTAGTGAGCAATTTGCATATTCACTAGGTCTCTTCATGGATTGTTGAACATTGAATATTGCTTCTTCATCGTTCAAACTCATTTTTAATTCCTCAATTTCACAATCAATCAATGTTCTCCCAGTGGCTAAGAATGGCCTCCCCAGAATGATAGGTATCTCCTCATATACCTGGTAGTCCAAAATAACAAAGTCTGCAGGGAATACAAACTTTCCCACTTGTACCAGCACATCATCAAGAATCCCCGTTGGTCTTTTAACCGTGCGGCCAGCCAGTTGCAACATCATCGAAGTCGGTCTAGCTCTAACAATGCCCAGTTTTGTATATATTGCCAAAGGTATCAAGTTTATGTTGGCTCCTAAGTCACACAATGCTTTTGCAAAAGCATAACTCCCAATAGTATACGAAATAGTGAAGCTACCTGGATCAGAAATCTTTTGAGCCATGGGTCTTGCCACTATTGCGCTGCATGTCTGTGTCAGAGTTACTATGGACAGGTCCTGAAAGTCAAATTTTCGTGACATCAGGTCCTTCATCACCTTTGCATATCCTGACATTTCCCTCAAAGCATCCATTAGAGGgatattcaattgaatctgacgaagcatctccatgaatttcctttattgatcttctttcttttgttttgccaGTCTTTGAGGGAATGGTGCAGGCATCACTCTTTGTCCACTGCTTGTTGGCTTTTCTTTGTTGGAATTTTGTGGCACAAGAGGTACTACCTGTTCTGCAACTTGTTCACTTTTTTTAGCCTTACCCTTATCAACTTGAGCCTGTTCAACCACCACTTTAGTAAGTTCTGCTGATTCATCTATCTCTAATGGAACTGGAGTGGCTGGTGTAGTCTCTCTTCTGGATTGAGCAACTTCTTGCTCCctgtctaaatctctcccattccAGACACTCACTTCCATCAACTGATTCGGGTTTTGCTCCTTGGGATTAATGTTTGTGTTAGCTGGCAATGTTCCATGGGGGCGGTTATTTAAGGCCATGGACAGCCGCCCTAGTTGAGTTTCAATACCCTTAATTGCTGAGTCATGCGCTGCCAACTTTTCATGCATCTTACCATTTGTTCCAATAAGTTGTTGCAGCATACCCCTGATTTCTACCATATTGTCGTCCTATTGGTGATGAGGTGGCTGATATGTCAATTGTTGCTGGTGCTACTATTGATAGCCATGTTGCCACTGATATGGCACCATTTGGCCTTGGATCGTATACCTTCAGGTTGTGGCATATTTGGTTTGTACTACTGGTTGGGTGCTGGCCCCCATTGTTTTCCTCTTTGTCTCTGACCCCCAAAATTGTTGACATAATTCTTATCCTCTCTTAACCCTTGGTTATCACCTTCTCCACTCCATGAACACACATAAGACTAATTAATGCAATGTGTACACAGTCCTCCATTTGTTGTGTCAACGATATGCACTTGCTTTGTACCCATCCCATCAATCTACTTTGTCAGTATACTCATCTGAGTCATGAGTGTGGCTATATTCTCTGCATGTGAATTATTTGATTCAAGAGGAACTGAATGCACTATTGGTGTCAAGGTCGTACCTCTCAtcatccaccccgaattctgGGCCATCTTGTCAAGAAGAATTTTACACTCTGCGAATGTCTTACTCGGGAATGCACCCCCAGCTGAAGCATATACATTGGCTTTTAAATTGTCTGCTAAACCCATGTAGAATCTCTAGTCGAGCATCTGGTCTGGAATATCATGGCGGGGATACTTCACTATCATCCCTTTGAATCTTTCCCAAGTTTCCTACAAGGTCTCAGTGGGCATCTGCTTGTACTGCAATATCTCATCAATCTGTCTTGCAGTCTTGTTAGGCGGGTAAAACTTGTTCAGGAactgcttgactaattcctcccaagtggAAATGGAATTTATTGGGAGCGAATTCAGCCAAGTTTGAGCTTTCCTAGTCACAGAGAACAGGAATAGTAACAGCTTGATTGCTTCTAGGGTCACATTTGGTTGCCTTTGGGTCACACAAATTGATAGAAAATTTTTCAGGTGTTGTTGAGTTTCTTCAATGTGTGACCCGAGAACAATCCCTTATTCTGCAGAAGATGCAAcatgttgttggtgatctggaatgtctcCGCTTGTATTTGGGGCACAACAATGGTGGTGGCCATGTTGTCAGTTGTTGGCTGCCCAATCATAGAGTGcagcttctggcacaagaggtgccaccactACTTCGTTTGGCACTCCTTCGTTTGGCATAAGAGGTGCCTGATCATTTACATTGATGTTTTCCTGTTGTCCATTTCAGTTGCGAGTTGGTgtctttgttgtgattgtttgttcTTCTTGTTGGCACAGTTTAATGCCCTAaatgttttctcggggtctgagagtccttcaagCAGTTCACTAGTCCTCTAAgaatttctaggcatacaccCGAATCACACAAGAGTTCAAACGTGAGAATTTCAATGAAAAATTATTTAACACCGTAGAAAATTGATCTAAACTAATAATTCTATCACTACTTCTAATTTGTAATAAataacaccgttagttccccggcaacggtgccaaaatttgatcacgcccaactatgccttataaaagacAAAGCAGTAGttacaaatataatccggtttacaagtccggtgTCGAATCCTCatggaactaacctatctattacaactcttagtGAAGCTAGTACAAGCTCAAACAATTTTCAATTGcaagatttttatcaataaatattGGGACTTGTTTAACTAAAGTAAAATGATATTAAAACTAACAATATTCCAAATTAAAGATAATTCAATAGTAAAGAGAGATCTAGggtattgatttccccaattgctaaaGTAATTCTTAACTCTTTTGCTATAATCTCGTCGTAATACTCTATTAGGATTATGAGCTATGGGTTATcgcaattatctctcgatcaactactaTAATTTaatagagcattctctcgaactactctagctaaTAATTTATGCAGCTCTGAATTATCCTGCCAAAGTTTCGTTATTTCTAACCCCACTTTTaaattcaagtaatgaatctcttcaattacccaaaaatGGTGTTGTTCAACAGCAATCTAACCTATTATTCTTTGTCAAGCAACACAAGGTGATTAGACACaattaatcaagggcccattcaattaatcaccatacaaaatatagttgaacaatcatataataaacccggctcgattataacaaaactgagtcaaaacttcatctaacaattggttccatcaaccctagactaaataattagctacGCATAATTATTTTCATAATCACAACAGCAAAATTCATAATCAATGATCAACACAAAAGGAAGAAAGATAGAACTCGATGCCGAATTTTCCTCCCTACCTCTTGCCTCTTCTTGCCTTCAACAAAACTATAAAAACCTTGATACCTTCTCTTTGGGAAACTTGGGATTCTTATATGTTAAGGAGAGTTTCTCCCAAACTTACGAAATTTCCCCTGGAAATAAGGTTCAGCAAATTGACGAGCGCGGTCGTGCTTGGGCCGCGCATATCGCATTCTATTCTGCCTGCACTAGCGCTGCTGGAGCACGCCCGCGCTTAGCTTGCACTCATGAGGTTCAGTTGTTTTCtacttttctccttcttctttcacGCGCATTCACCTTCGAGTGGCTTTCCTTGCTCCAAATTAGCTCCAAAAGCTGTTCAATGTCCTCATAATCAACACTTGCTCCTGCAAAGCACAAAAACCTCAATTAGAGAATTTGTTATCATTTAGCACTTAAAACATCAATAAAGTATGGTTAAATTCGAGCATAAATAACATTTATATCGCATAATATAGGCTATTATCACATGCCTACTTTTCTATACAATTTAAATGTGTTATAATTGTTGAGGtttagttcgtcactacctatccgTCCAAAGTTTGAACTTGTTGCttattgagttggtgtactcatgttaccccctgcaccttgtgtgcagatctaggtatctcAGGGCATGGTAGCGGCTGTTGACTATTTCGGTCTTGGATTATCACCGGAGATAGCGAGGCAGTTGCCTGGCGATCACAATTCCGcctttctccttctttatcttcctTCTAGTATACTTTGGCTATTTCAGACTATTTTGGTCTTGTTATGCCTCAGAACAATTGTAATATTGCTCATgtcttagtgacacccgaggtcgggcttttatttttgcattttgggTTTTGACTTTATATCTTTTTATGGAATTTCAATTGAAAAAGGTTGTTatttaagttttaaatgaaatgttGAACTACTTTGGAAatatgtcggctggcctagtttcatgataggggACATCATGACAGCTAGAAACATATGAGGCTCAACGTGAGGAAATTATTGATGGGATGAGACATTTTATAAAAGGAAGAGCTGAATTGGGACAAGAGATCGATAAATTTGGCACTGTTATTCATGACTTAGAGAATCAATTGAATGCAAAGGTTGATGCATCTAACCACCAACAAAATAGTAATGAGTTGTGTGAAGTTGAAAAAGAGCTTATACgccaaattgaggagctaaaagTAGAGAGCCAATCATTTGAGCATATTTTTGTTAATGATGCCCATGTTGAGAAAAGTACACTAGAGCTATGTGAGGAAGCAGATAATGTCATATTTGAAGACTCTAGTGCATGTAAGTATGAGGATGTAAAGAGTAATACAATTCTAGAGTTAAGGCGTATTGGTCCTCATTCCatacatttttcaacattgtTATTGGATGATGACATGGAAATCGAGTCATCGAGCCTTTGGAGGAGCCAAtaaatgaggaacaaggtgcttACATTCTTGAATTCATCGTGCTAGAGAGACAAAACTACATACCTCATCTGAAGGCCAAGAAGTGTAAAATGCGAACGGGGTGCTTACATTCTTGAATTCGTCGTACCAGAGGGACATAATTACATACCTCATCCGAAGGCCAAGAAGTGTAAAATGCGATATTGGTTGCTTGGCCCAATTAAATTTGTCTCACCGCCCCGGGAGCATAACAGAAAGCTTGAAACTAAATTAGGGGCGCAATTCATAAgttcgaggtggaggcaaaaagtggttcACATCGTGTCgtgacgttaaattaggcgcttatTAGGATGCAACCCAGCTTtactactttcttttatttttatttatttttttattttatttttattatttttgtagtatttatttttgttttgtaggATGAGTATAGGAAGAAAATCCACTGGAAGTGTGCAAAAGCGAGTCATATGGTTGGAACTAGTGTGAGGTACCTGCACAAAGGACCATTtgtgggagaagtctgagtatcctATGAGCTACTATTATTTCGGCCTTTGGCCTTTCAGGGAATTTCTTGTCCACCCTCgttatttgttttttctttatttgtgcattggggacactgcactcttttaagtgtggggtggaaaAAATTCTCTAGCTAATTAATAGTAGTAAAAAAAACGTtaacttcttattttgagtttaacttcttattttatttttgtagtagTGTAGTATATTAGTAGTAGTTTTAGtaacttaaattattattttttaaatatggaatataaaaaaaattgaataaattGGACTTTTCCTGACGATGGATCTCCTAACAGTTTTCTTGAGGATTACAGCCTAACCaagaatacaaaaaaaaaattataaaatagaaaaattcaatttttttttctgttgTTGTTTTTCTTAGGTAGTAATAATCCCCTGTGATTTTTCTTTGTGTCTACATTATTTTTCATGGGATGTAGTTTAAACCGGatagtaatttttttaaaaaaaatttagagTAGATTAATATTTAGGAAATACATGGAGGAAGAATGATGAACCTAGGGGCCttgacttgtttgatagtagCATATTTAGGCTTAGGCATGTGTAATATCTTCCCTATATGTTTGAAATTAAGCATGACGCCTTTATATATTGGATAGCATGTCTTGTGACGCCTATGTCTCTTTTATTTGATTATTGTTCACTTTGTGCTTAATGCTTAATATCTCGTGGCTCCGTGAATACTTGCATTGTTTGAGAGTTCAAATAGGACCGTCcttagtgagtcatgtgccatgtgtggtgaggtttttttgtagtccatgtattgtacttgtgtctagaacttgcctgatatgtgagttgaagcgaaattttaggtgatgctcggttttgaaaaatgattttaggtTTTCTTTGATCTTTTTTGAGCTTTATTGCTTACCATGAATAAATTTTGTCCCTatttaacccttttgagcctatagacctttAATTGGCTCCCATATTACGAGCCAATATCTTTTTTGTTCTtacttgatattattttgatacttttacctcttaaagcactttaattgtaaAATGAGCACTAAAAGAAGTAAGGAGGAAAATTGGGTGGCTTTcgagtggaaccaatgaaagaaAGAAAGGTGCACTTATTTTGTAAAATAATACACCACTAGCGGAAAGTGAAAAAGGAAAAGTAATAGTTGAAAAAaaacagaataaaaagaaaaagaaaatgtatgtagaaaaataaattgttgtcttgttcttgatagtgagaTGTAAATTAAGGTAGTGCTTAAAGAAAGACGGAATATTTTTGGGGTGTGATCTTATTTGTGAAACTGAAGTGGATTGAAGAATTTGCGCTTAAAGTTTatcatgtgatgtgttaaagtgcctAGGAGGGTTAGCCACTATTCCTAAAATATATCCTACTCATCTATTAGCCCATATTACAACCACAAAAAAGACCTAATTGATTTTAGATCGAGTGAACCTACATTAGTAGTGGTTTACAttatgggcaagcctatggtaccaagtgcatgcatgtgacttctttgtgagagtgagtgatgtTTCTTTGATATATGAGTCCTCAAAATATATTTGAGCATTTGATTCGAATGTGTGGATTCTTCTTATTCTCCCTAATTTTGTTGTGAGGGCATATGGTTTCACGAGGGATGCTTACGTTATTAGACTTCTCTATGATGTTGGGTGTTCAAGCCATGAGTGCATTGTTACATTGAGTTGGGTTTTGAAGCTAGGATTGTTAAGAGCAAGATgctttattttttaatatttttgaaatatgGCATAAGTTAAAGGGAAGCGTGTGTTGAATGCATATGCTAGAGCTTAAttgttgctatcaaccatggtcaTAGGTGTGGTATGCTTTGAAAGATAAGAGCTTACTTTTATTTCAGTAATGGTTTGTTAGAGGATGAACAAAGGTTTAAGTATGGGGTGATGATGTTCGGCATATTTCTATATGTTTGAATATTACTTCACTCATGTTTTAACCGCTTTTTGGTGCCATTTGATCTTTAAAATGCCCAACATGTGTTAATTATTGATTTTATGACTAATTAAGTTGTGTGTGATGATTTAGGATGTTTGGAGTACAAAAATATGAGAAAAAGATGCACCAACTAGCCTTCTTTCCAAGGTTGGATTCTGTCTCTCTAGAATGACGAATTAAATTTGTATCACCGCCCGGGAGTATAACAGAAAGCTTGAAGCCAAATTAGGGGCGCAATTCATAAgttcgaggtggaggcaaaaagtggcTCATGCTGTGATGTgatgttaaattaggcgcttgttgggaggtaACCCAACTTtactgttttattttatttttgtttattttaattagtttagaatcaaatacttTTAGTTTCAATTCTTGTTACATACTTAGGATattctaatttagttaatagttaatcacaagttctcgtgggttcgacatctgacttttagtcactttattacttgacgaccgcgtatacttgcgtgtgcgtttggccaCAATATCTTGAAAATGACCGTTGGATGTGTGATGTAACTTGATAGTGAAGACTAGACACAAACTTTAGCATCTCCATATTAACAGCACATCTAGCTTTCCATATTTTCCAACAAATAATAATTTGGGTAATCATTAGGATTGACCTATGAATACTATTCTTAGGTTTAATAGCCCACCATCTAAACAATATGGATTTGATAGAAAAATCTTCCCACTTAATATTAAGAGGTTGCCAAATAATTTCCTAGCATTAGATGCCAGCTTACCAACCATGAAAGTATGATGCAAAGATTCACATTTTGGCTCTATACAACAACAACACCTCAAGGAAATGTGTTTCCAAATTTCAGTGGGGCTTCATCAAATGGTAACCTGCCTTTAAGCAATCTCCACATGAGAAATGACATTTTGAAAGAAAGATTTTTGTTCCAAATATTCTTCATAATATGAGTAGTATCCTTGACATGTCTAAGGAttttgtttaccctcaaaatcgaataacaattgaatttatacgggttttaaggatacgtgatctAACTTGATACAATTTGAGAAAATCAGATTAATATTGAAATCAATGAACAAAAAGTAAATATAAACCACACAAGTTGAACAATCTTGGCCTTGAATGTTGGTCACCCTCAAGTCAAAAGTGCTTTAATCGGTATCAGAACAGAATGATAAGATAATAAGAACTAGTAATAATagtatattcctttgggatgcgTGTTACTAGGCCATTTACAAATAAtcagatcccctttatatagtaggggagtcctactttagatacaattctataaaaggtaaggAATCTCATGATTTACTAATAAATCAGTCTCTCATTGATATGTGTCGAGATTCCCATCATGATATCCGACCAGTTGTGTATATTTCAGCCTTCCTTTATTCGGTCTGGTAGTGTTTCCTCGAGCTTATTCGGAGTCGGGATCAGTTTCGGAGTCACAGGCTTGATGATCTTGAAGATGTATGTTCTAACTTTGTACCTTGGTTCGATGGAACCCGGGGTCAATCTTTAACCTATCATGTTTCAGTCCAGATCTGTCATACAATGAATGAGCccaattttgaccgtatacagatagtcccctcatttttcgGAGAGTAAATGACGAGATACGATATAAGCCCTCGATCTCCGTCTCGATACTTCGCGCCAGAAATGACAAAACTGATGAAACATCTCGTCAATCACGTCTTAATGGCATTAAATGTGCATCAGTTGCTGGTCAGCCATTACAGTTTTTGAATTATCACTcacaaactataaatacctcctCATTATCtcattcaaactttactttcaaaacTTCTTCTACTATTGTTCTTAAAAATCTTTGCACTATCTAGTACTTGTACCTAGATTTCTTGAGGTTTTTGCAAGAACTCTCATTTGTCTTTATTCCAAACCATCAAGCATAACCTTTTAACTTCCTCTTCTCCATCTTTATTCAAAATGAAAAAATGGCAAAGACTTCTATGATAGTTCCATAAAAAGAAACTGCATCTTCATCACGGCCGGCTGCCGAGGAACTGGCGGCggaacctcatcttgaatcattTATTCCTGGTGGGTGCTTGACCAGTGCTGGCTTTATTTCAAGAAAACCTCCTCGGTACCGGGTCGGTGCGAGCCAGTtttgagatatatatatatatatatatatatatatatatatatatatgcttgatCACTGACAGTCTCCTCTCCAAGGTCAAGAAGGACTGCAACTAGACTCGAGGAAGCGATTACCACCCATGTGGAGGGTTTTTTAAATGTTTATACTTATCCATTCATGTTGGGCCCCTTGGACCCAGTCATCATCGCCTTCTATAAGAGGTACGAGGTGACCTTCGGTCAAATCCatccttctttctggaggatagtaaTTCTCCTACGCTTCTTTGTAAGCAAAATCGAGAAGTGTCCTTTCACCATTGATCACCTCATACGTTTGTACAGTCCCCGACTTTTTCGAGGGGGATTATTAAAACTTGCCTGTCGGGCCACTAAGGCCCCACTTTCGAGCACAAATGAGGATCGGTACCAAGGCTGGTTGGGCTGATTTGTTTGAATGAAAACTTCAGATATAATCTCGACCAAGGATATGCCATTTTCCAAGAAATagaacatgaaacgtaagtatAACCTTGCCTTTAAGATCTCgttattgcctttccttttcctcCCTTCTTATTGGTGTTTCGTGGTATAGTTATTGCTCGGATGCCGAATGTGGTTCCTCGGCTCAAGGAGTGGGTCGAGGGCATCATGTCACAGAATCCCTATTCCAAGTGACCATGGCGCAAACTTTCAAAGGTCCGGTGGGAGGCACGTTCCCACTATGAGATTCCTTTGTTAAATGAATGATGCTTATTTTTTTTTGCTGTGTTCCTTTTCACTTTTTCTTCCTTTGAAGGCCTTCCCAATGATGTTGAAATGAGGCTTCCGTCCATAGATGAAGATATCCTCCCCCAATCACCTGCTCCGAGGCAGGATAAAGAGAAGTAAAGAAAAAGGGCACCAAGTTCCCCGAACTCAGAGAAGAAAAAACCAGAAAGGAGGGTGGCGCGCAAACCCAAGGAAAGCACCGGTGCTCTACCCTCAGACTCAATACACCGACTAAGGGATGagtccgaagaagaagaagaagag
The Nicotiana sylvestris chromosome 11, ASM39365v2, whole genome shotgun sequence DNA segment above includes these coding regions:
- the LOC138881569 gene encoding uncharacterized protein, encoding MVDVKGINPAFCMHKIRLEEGHKPSREHQRRLNPNMKEVVKKEVIKWLDVGIIYPISDINWRMPFGLCNAPATFRRCMLAIFTDMVKDIMEVFMDDFSVVGDSLKDCIVLGHRVSKKGIEVHHAKVDVIENLPAPTSVKSVRSFLGHAGFYRRLAFEELKKRLVTAPIIIASNWEQPFELMCDASDYEIGAVLGQCKEKFMHPTTMQVGRLVVHKKTTSDRKGTDNQVAHHLSRLEEAEKRTKVEDIIEIFPDEKLLVVTMEEAPWYADIANYLACVNATRTDWAKKLDDALWAYCTAFKTPIGSMAPSKKRRTTDTSSSGQTGSSEHERQLMPILIIVTSSCPPQLRTILLIRCGLEIFFEEPDDGNLMVVREFYANVKENANGVVIVRKKAVNSSI
- the LOC138881570 gene encoding uncharacterized protein, translating into MEMLRQIQLNIPLMDALREMSGYAKVMKDLMSRKFDFQDLSIVTLTQTCSAIVARPMAQKISDPGSFTISYTIGSYAFAKALCDLGANINLIPLAIYTKLGIVRARPTSMMLQLAGRTVKRPTGILDDVLVQVGKFVFPADFVILDYQVYEEIPIILGRPFLATGRTLIDCEIEELKMSLNDEEAIFNVQQSMKRPSEYANCSLVEVVDVILHKDDETLNAKDPLGACLTNLEEMDGEELAEWVMELEGHGFWKREPQFEPLDLEERATPLAKPSIEEPPQLELKPLQAHLRYAFLGPNSTLPSIISSGLLNV